TAACAACCATTTTTCGAAAAGGATTTTCAACGAAAGGAACTGATCGTGGTTACGGACTAGCAAATATGAAAGAAATGGTAGATCTGCTAGGGGGAACAATTGAAATTCAAAACGAGAAAAATGGAGGAGCTATTTTTACAATTTACCTTCCAAAAAACATTGAGAGAAAGTACATGACAAACAGGGGGATGGACATATGTTGAAGGTTGCAATTGCAGAAGATGATTTCCGCGTCGCGCAAATTCAAGAGGAGTTTTTATCGAAAATAAAGGACGTAACAGTGATTGGAAAAGCATTGAACGCGAAAGAGACGATAGAACTACTACAAAAGGAAGAAATCGACTTGCTTCTATTAGATAACTATTTACCAGATGGAATCGGAACAGACTTATTGCCACAAATTCATGCTGACTTTCCAAACGTCGACGTCATTATGGTAACAGCGGCGAATGAAAACTATATGTTAGAAAAAGCAATTCGAAATGGCGTAAGCAACTACCTTATAAAACCAGTCACGTTAGAAAAATTTGTTCGCACAATTGAAGACTATAAAAGAAAGAAGCAACTATTACATAGTAACAATGAGGTAAATCAAGCACTCATCGATAACTTCTTCGGGACTTCGCAAACACAAGACATAAAAAACTTACCGACAGGTGTTGATCCGTTAACACTGCAAAAAGTGAAAGGAATTATAAAAGGATTCGAAGAGGGCATTACAATAGAAGAAATGGGAGAACAAATGGGGGCCTCCAGAACAACCGCAAGAAGATACTTAGAATATTTAGTAGCGACAAACGAATGTACAGTAGAGTACAAATACGGCATTATCGGACGACCAGAACGAAAATACCGAATAGGACGAGGACTATGAAAAAACGATTATTACTATGTATATGGATCATGACAGGAGTACTAGTTGGTTGTTCCGTAGAAAAAACGAACACAAATAAAGTAAACATAGACAAAGTAGAAATCGTTGCGCCAAACGTTCAAGGAGCAGGATGGGACTTAACGGCACGAGCGATGCAAAAAACACTAACGGAAGAAAAAATCTTCACAAAACCAATCACTGTCACAAACAAAGTAGGTGGCAGCGGTGATGTCGGATGGAAATATACGAAACAAAAAGGTGGTCACGTACTGGCGATTAACTCAAGCTTACTCATAACGAACAACCTACTAGGCCACAGTAAACTAACATATAAAGACTTCACGCCGCTCGCGACACTTGCATCAGACTGGGAAGTCGTTGTCGTATCAAAAGACTCGAACATAGAAAACGCAAACCAACTAATGGAACAACTAAAACAAAACAAGAAAAACTTCAAAATCGGCGTTGCCCCAGGCCTAGGAAACGACGATCACCTATCCTTCGTACAAGTAAGCAAAGCATTCGGCATAAACCCTGCCGAGCTACAATTCTTCGTCTACGAAAACAAAGAAAAAATCATAAGTGCTCTAACGAACAAACAAATAAACGCCGCAACCATGACCCTATCCGAAGCCGAAAAACAATACAAAGCTGGCAAAATAAAAATACTAGCCGTATCCGCACCAAAACGGATAGACCGACTACCACAAATCCCAACATGGAAAGAACAAGGAATCGACGTCATATTCCAGCACTGGAAAGGAATTATGGGCCCAAAAGATATGACGGAGGAAGAGGTTGCTTATTGGGATGATGTGATTAAGCGGATGGTGGAGAGTGATAGTTGGAAGGGGATTTTGAGGGAGCGGGGTTGGGAGAGTTTTTATAAGGGGAGTGGGGAGAGTAGTGGGTGGTATGGGGGAATGATTAAAACTGAAAAAGTGGACGAAGAAGGGAGTTATCGGATGAGATTTTTGGGCCTTTTTATAGGAAACTTAATATATAGTTAGAAGACAAATTTTTTATGGTATAGATATTGAGATGCATTTTCGGATTTTGATAGATATTTTTATGAGAATTTATATATGTTTATTATATAATTAAAGAGGGGAGTAATTTGTTGATATAGTACTCAGAAAGATTTAATATTATTTTTAGTTGAGCATTAATGGGAAGTTTCCGAAACCATCCGTTTTATGGTGTTATTTAGTATGGAGGGGCTAGATGTTTTGTGGAGGGTGTTAGTGTTATAGGAAATGTAATATATAAATATGATTAAAGGACAAAGTTAGATAAAATAATATTGTTTTTATTCATATTTATTGAGGAATGTTTCGTGTGATTAAAAAGGAGTGGATTATTTGTATTTTTCAGCAACTTTATTTAATAAATATTATAAACTTCTTGGAACAAATGATGAAGGTAAATTAAATCTTGAAAGAACATCTTCTTTAGCATATTTTTTAGCATTAGATCAAATGCAAAAAGATGAGGAAGAACCCAATGCAGTTATTAATATGTATAAAGATTCTCTTTCAAGAAAAAATTTCATGGAAAAAGTAGGAGAAATTTTTGTCATTGCTAAAAATGGAAGTTTTGAATATCAAGCAAATATCTTAGGGTGTATCAACAAGGTGGAAGGTGGAGGCAATTCTATGTCTTCTAAGACTGGTAAAAACTTTCTTTCTACACAGGTAATATCAGCTTCTTCTAGCCCTAATCCAGTCGGGTATCCTAAACGACCAGCAGCGAGCTTTATTCTCGAATTAGGATTTGAAATTGAAGGGCATAAACATGGTATTAAAAAATCTGATAGTTGGAAAAATAACTTGATGAAATTTATCGAATTTAGGAAATGTGGAACTGATACGTTTCCCTTAATTGTCTTTCTTTTAAGGGATAAGCAGTTGAATAATAACTTGGATTTTAATAATGCTATAAGAGAAGGGTTAGGAAGTGCATATACACAAGCTGTAGTAGATTACCTCATAGTAAATGCTCAGGTTCCAAGTTTAGTATGGGATGATTTACAAAACTTTGCTACTGCCCCGTTTACGATAGATGAATTAGATACAGAATTATTCATGCAAGATCAACCAGAAACAAATAACTTGCAACCAACTGTTCAAGTCAAAGAGTTTAAAGAAATAGAAATTCCAAATGATATCTCAAGAAATAGAATAGTTTATGGAGCGCCTGGAACGGGAAAAAGTTATAAACTTAATAAGGACGCTAAAGAATTTTTCCCGGATGATGATTTATACATAAGGGTTACTTTATATCCTAATTACAGTTATAGTCAATTTGTTGGTACATATAAGCCTACTCCAATATATAAAGATGTTGAAGGAGAATTTTATAAATCTGATATGGTAACATCAATAGGACATGGTAAAGAACCCTTAATTGATTACACATTTGTACCTGGACCATTCCTTATTCAATTGGTTAATGCTTTAAAATACCCCAAATCAAATTTTGTCATAATTATTGAAGAAATAAATAGAGCAAATGCTGCTGCTGTATTTGGTGATGTGTTTCAACTTTTAGACCGCAAGGATGACGGAGAGAGCGAATACACTATTACTTTTAATGCAGATGTGACAAATTATTTGCGAAAAGAAGGTATTTTTGATTTGCAGATAAAAATACCAAAAAATTTATATATTTGGGCTACTATGAACAGTGCTGATCAGGGAGTAACCCCTTTAGATACCGCCTTTAAGAGAAGATGGTCATTTGAGTACATGCCTATTGATGCAGGGGAAGGAGCAGTTTCGAGCCTTGAAATGGAATTGAAATTTTTAGAGAATCCGATACTATGGAATAAATTCCGGAAAATTTTAAACCAAAAATTAAAAGAACTTATGGTTCCTGAAGATAAACTAATCGGGCCGTTTTTCATGAAATCATACGAATTAAGTAATCCAGAGAGTTTTAAAAACAAACTTCTTCTTTACTTAAGAGATGATGTTCTTAGGCATAATGCGACAAAATTCTTTAAGCATCAAACTTTCTCGGATATCGTCACTGCTTACGATCAAGGTGGTAATATCTTCAGAACTATTTCAAAGGAAGAGTTAGTAAGAAGTGAATAATATAAGTTTAAAACCCAAGTATTTATTTGAAGGGAAACGATATTCCACTATTTACATCGAAGAGCATATTGATAAAGAATTTGTAGAAAAATTAAAAGCTAATAGAATTTGTCGTGAAGAAAAGAACCAATTAATTTTTTGCTTTGTAGGATTAATTGTTTATAAAAATAAATATTTATTTGTTTTTCCTAAATATATAGATTATGCTACTGAAGATGAAATCTTATCTAAGAAAATGAAGCTAATCTGCCAACTCCTAAATAAATATGGTATTTTTAACTCAACTTATGATAACACTGATTTCTTAATTAATAACATTGAGGATAAA
This DNA window, taken from Bacillus cereus ATCC 14579, encodes the following:
- a CDS encoding response regulator, which codes for MLKVAIAEDDFRVAQIQEEFLSKIKDVTVIGKALNAKETIELLQKEEIDLLLLDNYLPDGIGTDLLPQIHADFPNVDVIMVTAANENYMLEKAIRNGVSNYLIKPVTLEKFVRTIEDYKRKKQLLHSNNEVNQALIDNFFGTSQTQDIKNLPTGVDPLTLQKVKGIIKGFEEGITIEEMGEQMGASRTTARRYLEYLVATNECTVEYKYGIIGRPERKYRIGRGL
- a CDS encoding AAA family ATPase, with the translated sequence MDYLYFSATLFNKYYKLLGTNDEGKLNLERTSSLAYFLALDQMQKDEEEPNAVINMYKDSLSRKNFMEKVGEIFVIAKNGSFEYQANILGCINKVEGGGNSMSSKTGKNFLSTQVISASSSPNPVGYPKRPAASFILELGFEIEGHKHGIKKSDSWKNNLMKFIEFRKCGTDTFPLIVFLLRDKQLNNNLDFNNAIREGLGSAYTQAVVDYLIVNAQVPSLVWDDLQNFATAPFTIDELDTELFMQDQPETNNLQPTVQVKEFKEIEIPNDISRNRIVYGAPGTGKSYKLNKDAKEFFPDDDLYIRVTLYPNYSYSQFVGTYKPTPIYKDVEGEFYKSDMVTSIGHGKEPLIDYTFVPGPFLIQLVNALKYPKSNFVIIIEEINRANAAAVFGDVFQLLDRKDDGESEYTITFNADVTNYLRKEGIFDLQIKIPKNLYIWATMNSADQGVTPLDTAFKRRWSFEYMPIDAGEGAVSSLEMELKFLENPILWNKFRKILNQKLKELMVPEDKLIGPFFMKSYELSNPESFKNKLLLYLRDDVLRHNATKFFKHQTFSDIVTAYDQGGNIFRTISKEELVRSE
- a CDS encoding tripartite tricarboxylate transporter substrate binding protein, whose protein sequence is MKKRLLLCIWIMTGVLVGCSVEKTNTNKVNIDKVEIVAPNVQGAGWDLTARAMQKTLTEEKIFTKPITVTNKVGGSGDVGWKYTKQKGGHVLAINSSLLITNNLLGHSKLTYKDFTPLATLASDWEVVVVSKDSNIENANQLMEQLKQNKKNFKIGVAPGLGNDDHLSFVQVSKAFGINPAELQFFVYENKEKIISALTNKQINAATMTLSEAEKQYKAGKIKILAVSAPKRIDRLPQIPTWKEQGIDVIFQHWKGIMGPKDMTEEEVAYWDDVIKRMVESDSWKGILRERGWESFYKGSGESSGWYGGMIKTEKVDEEGSYRMRFLGLFIGNLIYS